One Lysobacter enzymogenes DNA segment encodes these proteins:
- a CDS encoding TonB-dependent receptor: MSKRSLPRLLPLVLSLNLALPLIAQAQDAAHADGDRHSPKDLSAVEVKATPLPGTAEELTRPVEVLAGEGLDRAKANSLGETVSKLPGVQTSYFGPGVGRPIVRGFDGARVQVLSDGLGSGDVSTVSVDHAVTIEPFLADQIEVLKGPATLLYGSGAIGGAVNVVDGRIPEKATEQPLQGRAELRGNTVSDEKTGMVRLDGTSASGHVVFHFDALHRETGDYDIPGYAESRARMAAEGETPDPAEKGVLGNSAVRTDAGSLGISWVGDRGFLGASYSLFNTRYGVPGHSHEHGDDDGHDHGGEEEGEEGPVHIEMDQRRTEVRGGLNDLGPFASLRVKLARTEYTHTEYDGAVPGTVFDNTSTEGRVELVHKPWAGWSGAFGLQFGKRDFRAVGDEAFVPPSQSRDAGLFWIGEREFGPVKLELGARHDRNKIELAEGASGPDRDFDTTSLSASARWNLSDAFHLSFGLDRAQRSPTAEELYSNGTHVATASVELGDARLKEETANRAEIGLHWHNGPLKLSASLYHVRYNDFIYLADTGVEEHDGPVRLWTQGDARFNGAEAEADWTFLDNDSGAWGLRVFGDVVRGKLAGSGSREVDFSVAHGDHTHDYTADIAQGGNLPRIAPWRVGGELRWDRGPWRASLGAVRYARQDRVAEHETQTPGYTLVDAHVAWHADTPAGNAWEVFLDGSNLLDKEARAHTSFLKDVAPLPGRGVAFGVRMFF; the protein is encoded by the coding sequence ATGTCGAAGCGTTCCCTGCCCCGGCTGCTGCCGCTCGTCCTCTCGCTCAACCTGGCCCTGCCGCTGATCGCGCAGGCGCAAGACGCGGCCCACGCCGACGGCGATCGCCATTCCCCCAAGGACCTGTCCGCGGTCGAGGTCAAGGCGACGCCGCTGCCCGGCACCGCCGAGGAACTGACCCGGCCGGTGGAAGTGCTGGCCGGCGAAGGCCTGGACCGGGCCAAGGCCAACTCGCTCGGCGAGACCGTGTCCAAGCTGCCGGGCGTGCAGACCTCCTATTTCGGCCCCGGCGTCGGCCGGCCGATCGTGCGCGGTTTCGACGGCGCGCGCGTGCAGGTGCTCAGCGACGGCCTGGGTTCGGGCGACGTGTCCACCGTCAGCGTCGACCACGCGGTGACCATCGAGCCGTTCCTGGCCGACCAGATCGAAGTGCTCAAGGGCCCGGCCACCCTGCTCTACGGCAGCGGCGCGATCGGCGGCGCGGTCAACGTCGTCGACGGGCGCATTCCCGAGAAGGCCACCGAACAGCCGCTGCAGGGCCGCGCCGAGCTGCGCGGCAACACCGTCAGCGACGAGAAGACCGGCATGGTGCGCCTGGACGGCACCTCGGCCTCGGGCCACGTGGTCTTCCATTTCGACGCCCTGCACCGCGAAACCGGCGACTACGACATCCCCGGCTACGCCGAAAGCCGCGCGCGCATGGCCGCCGAGGGCGAAACCCCGGATCCGGCCGAAAAGGGCGTGCTGGGCAACAGCGCGGTGCGCACCGACGCCGGCTCGCTCGGCATTTCCTGGGTCGGCGATCGCGGCTTCCTCGGCGCCAGCTACAGCCTGTTCAACACCCGCTACGGCGTGCCCGGCCATTCGCACGAACACGGCGACGACGACGGCCACGACCACGGCGGCGAAGAGGAAGGCGAGGAAGGCCCGGTCCACATCGAAATGGACCAGCGCCGCACCGAAGTGCGCGGCGGCCTCAACGACCTCGGCCCGTTCGCCTCGCTGCGGGTCAAGCTGGCCCGCACCGAATACACCCACACCGAATACGACGGCGCCGTGCCGGGCACGGTGTTCGACAACACCAGCACCGAGGGCCGGGTGGAACTGGTGCACAAGCCCTGGGCCGGCTGGAGCGGCGCGTTCGGCCTGCAGTTCGGCAAGCGCGATTTCCGCGCCGTCGGCGACGAGGCGTTCGTGCCGCCGTCGCAGTCGCGCGATGCCGGCTTGTTCTGGATCGGCGAGCGCGAGTTCGGCCCGGTCAAGCTCGAACTCGGCGCGCGCCACGACCGCAACAAGATCGAACTGGCCGAGGGCGCGAGCGGCCCGGATCGCGATTTCGACACCACCAGCCTGTCGGCGTCGGCGCGCTGGAACCTCAGCGACGCCTTCCACCTGTCCTTCGGCCTGGACCGCGCGCAACGCTCGCCGACCGCGGAGGAGCTGTATTCCAACGGCACCCACGTCGCCACCGCCAGCGTCGAGCTCGGCGACGCGCGCCTGAAGGAAGAGACCGCCAACCGCGCCGAGATCGGCCTGCACTGGCACAACGGCCCGCTCAAGCTCAGCGCCTCGCTGTACCACGTGCGCTACAACGACTTCATCTACCTGGCCGACACCGGCGTGGAAGAGCACGACGGCCCGGTGCGCCTGTGGACCCAGGGCGACGCGCGTTTCAACGGCGCCGAGGCCGAAGCCGACTGGACCTTCCTCGACAACGACTCCGGCGCCTGGGGCCTGCGCGTGTTCGGCGACGTGGTCCGCGGCAAGCTCGCCGGCAGCGGCTCGCGCGAAGTCGATTTCTCGGTGGCGCACGGCGACCACACGCACGACTACACCGCCGACATCGCCCAGGGCGGCAACCTGCCGCGGATCGCGCCGTGGCGCGTGGGCGGCGAGCTGCGCTGGGACCGCGGGCCGTGGCGCGCCTCGCTGGGCGCGGTGCGCTACGCGCGCCAGGACCGGGTCGCCGAACACGAGACGCAGACCCCGGGTTACACCCTGGTCGACGCGCACGTGGCCTGGCACGCCGACACCCCAGCCGGCAACGCCTGGGAAGTGTTCCTCGACGGCAGCAACCTGCTCGACAAGGAAGCGCGCGCCCACACCTCCTTCCTCAAGGACGTGGCGCCGCTGCCGGGGCGCGGGGTCGCCTTCGGCGTGCGCATGTTCTTCTGA
- a CDS encoding MarR family winged helix-turn-helix transcriptional regulator — MRKLSRLMSQRYDQALAPAGLNLNQYSILRRTGGRGRPLGEIAHELGMDRSTLSRDLKPLAAAGWIESAQGEDARQRLLRVTAAGRAAVERAMPLWRRAQDEIDQGLGADGIAALHAQLDRAIAQLQGEAP, encoded by the coding sequence ATGCGCAAACTCTCGCGGCTGATGAGCCAGCGCTACGACCAGGCGCTGGCGCCGGCCGGGCTCAACCTCAACCAGTACTCGATCCTGCGCCGCACCGGCGGCCGCGGCCGGCCGCTGGGCGAGATCGCCCACGAGCTGGGCATGGACCGCAGCACGCTGAGCCGCGACCTCAAGCCGCTGGCGGCGGCGGGCTGGATCGAATCGGCGCAGGGCGAGGACGCGCGGCAACGGCTGCTGCGGGTCACCGCGGCCGGCCGCGCGGCGGTCGAGCGGGCGATGCCGCTGTGGCGGCGGGCGCAGGACGAAATCGACCAAGGGCTCGGCGCGGACGGGATCGCCGCGCTGCATGCGCAACTGGATCGGGCGATCGCGCAGTTGCAGGGCGAAGCGCCGTGA
- a CDS encoding MFS transporter, translated as MTSTPPPAPAKPASYWPLLLAATAMLLITMGIRQSQGLLIKPIGQSTGLGIAEISFALAIGQFVWGAVQPLFGALADQRGPGRVLVFGGLLLVAGMALTPLVSSQWGLMVTLGVLGAAGAGAGSFSILIGATAQRIPAEKRSMAAGVINAGGSMGQFLFAPLVQAVIAAAGWMAAMWTLAVAAMATLPLAWPLRRRRETAAAAAAASAAADGIGLREQLRIALRNPSYWMLHVGFFTCGFHIAFLVTHLPGEIALCGLSDNVSAMALGLIGLFNVAGSLAAGWLGQRWRMKYLLAGMYASRAALIAIYLLSPPTPLTFYLFAAGLGVTWLATVPPTAGLVGKLFGPRYLGTLFGLTLLSHQIGGFFGAWLGGLAMAKFGDYTWMWYADIVLALLAAAANLPIREAKPTAPGLLPAKA; from the coding sequence ATGACCTCCACGCCGCCTCCGGCGCCCGCCAAGCCCGCGTCCTACTGGCCGCTGCTGCTCGCCGCCACCGCCATGCTGCTGATCACCATGGGCATCCGCCAGTCGCAGGGGTTGCTGATCAAACCGATCGGCCAAAGCACCGGCCTGGGCATCGCCGAGATCAGTTTCGCCCTGGCCATCGGCCAGTTCGTGTGGGGCGCGGTGCAGCCGTTGTTCGGCGCCCTCGCCGACCAGCGCGGCCCCGGCCGGGTGCTGGTGTTCGGCGGCCTGCTGCTGGTCGCCGGCATGGCGCTGACGCCGCTGGTGTCTTCGCAATGGGGGCTGATGGTGACCCTCGGCGTGCTCGGCGCGGCCGGCGCGGGCGCGGGCAGTTTCTCGATCCTGATCGGCGCGACCGCGCAGCGCATTCCGGCCGAGAAGCGCTCGATGGCCGCGGGCGTGATCAACGCCGGCGGCTCGATGGGCCAGTTCCTGTTCGCGCCGCTGGTGCAGGCGGTCATCGCCGCGGCCGGCTGGATGGCGGCGATGTGGACCCTGGCCGTGGCCGCGATGGCGACGTTGCCGCTGGCCTGGCCGCTGCGGCGCCGGCGCGAGACCGCGGCGGCGGCCGCCGCCGCGAGCGCCGCGGCGGACGGTATCGGCCTGCGCGAACAGCTGCGCATCGCCTTGCGCAATCCGAGCTACTGGATGCTGCACGTCGGCTTCTTCACCTGCGGCTTCCACATCGCCTTCCTGGTCACCCACCTGCCCGGCGAAATCGCGCTGTGCGGGCTGTCGGACAACGTCTCGGCGATGGCGCTGGGGCTGATCGGCCTGTTCAACGTCGCCGGCAGCCTCGCAGCCGGCTGGCTCGGCCAACGCTGGCGAATGAAGTACCTGCTGGCCGGCATGTACGCCAGCCGCGCGGCCTTGATCGCGATCTATCTGCTTTCGCCGCCGACGCCGCTGACCTTCTACCTGTTCGCCGCCGGCCTCGGCGTGACCTGGCTGGCGACGGTGCCGCCGACCGCGGGCCTGGTCGGCAAGCTGTTCGGCCCGCGCTACCTGGGCACGCTGTTCGGACTGACCCTGCTCTCGCACCAGATCGGCGGCTTCTTCGGCGCCTGGCTCGGCGGCCTGGCGATGGCGAAGTTCGGCGACTACACCTGGATGTGGTACGCCGACATCGTGCTGGCGCTGCTGGCGGCGGCGGCGAATCTGCCGATCCGCGAGGCCAAGCCGACCGCGCCCGGGTTGCTGCCGGCCAAGGCCTGA
- a CDS encoding transcriptional repressor, whose translation MNADTACTDPHHHVHDGDAFVHEVERACEQRGLRLTPIRAHALRLIADAGRPMKAYDLLDQMKATHDAAAPPTIYRALDFLLEHGFIHKLASINAFVGCHHPGGAQHAVPFLICDSCQSATELEDERIVDLLEARARALGFVPQAQTLEVHGMCADCVTAKAAKA comes from the coding sequence ATGAACGCCGACACCGCTTGCACCGATCCCCACCACCACGTCCACGACGGCGACGCCTTCGTGCACGAGGTCGAGCGGGCCTGCGAGCAGCGCGGGCTGCGGCTCACGCCGATCCGCGCCCACGCGCTGCGGCTGATCGCCGACGCCGGCCGGCCGATGAAGGCCTACGACCTGCTCGATCAGATGAAGGCCACCCACGACGCCGCGGCGCCGCCGACGATCTACCGCGCGCTGGATTTCCTGCTCGAACACGGCTTCATCCACAAGCTGGCGTCGATCAACGCCTTCGTCGGCTGCCATCACCCGGGCGGCGCCCAGCACGCGGTGCCGTTCCTGATCTGCGACAGCTGCCAATCGGCGACCGAACTGGAAGACGAGCGCATCGTCGACCTGCTCGAAGCCCGCGCCCGCGCGCTCGGCTTCGTGCCGCAGGCGCAGACCCTGGAAGTGCACGGCATGTGCGCCGATTGCGTTACCGCGAAAGCCGCCAAGGCCTGA
- the gltX gene encoding glutamate--tRNA ligase, producing MTRTRFAPSPTGYLHIGGARTALYCWLEARRAGGQFVLRIEDTDRERSTQAAIDAILEAMDWLGLGYDEGPIYQTQRLARYREVAEQMVAAGTAYYAYETRDELEAARNAALAAKEKPRYNGAYRERNEPYRDDPNRVIRFKNPLDGTVVFEDKVKGRIEIANSELDDLVIFRADGYPTYNFAVVVDDLDMGITDVVRGDDHVNNTPRQINIYKALGAPVPHFSHLPMILDENGAKLSKRTGAADVMQYRDAGYLPHALLNYLVRLGWSHGDQEIFSIEEMTRLFQLADVNSSASRLDAAKLGWMNQQYLKNDDPAAVAPHLEWHLRQQGYDLAAGPAPADVVIALRDRVQTLKDMAERAAVWYRPLQQYDDAAVAKHLNAAAQAPLSEARARLAALPAWTADAVGAALHETAEALGIGMGKVAQPLRVAITGTQVSPDISHTVYLAGQAQALQRIDAALTKIPA from the coding sequence ATGACCCGCACCCGCTTCGCCCCCAGTCCCACCGGCTACCTGCACATCGGCGGCGCCCGCACCGCCCTGTATTGCTGGCTGGAAGCGCGCCGCGCGGGCGGGCAGTTCGTCCTGCGGATCGAGGACACCGACCGCGAGCGCAGCACCCAGGCGGCGATTGACGCGATCCTGGAGGCGATGGACTGGCTCGGCCTGGGCTACGACGAAGGCCCGATCTACCAGACCCAGCGTCTGGCGCGTTACCGCGAGGTCGCCGAGCAGATGGTCGCCGCCGGCACCGCGTACTACGCCTACGAGACCCGCGACGAGCTCGAAGCCGCGCGCAACGCCGCGCTCGCGGCCAAGGAGAAGCCGCGCTACAACGGCGCCTATCGCGAGCGCAACGAGCCGTATCGCGACGATCCGAACCGGGTCATCCGCTTCAAGAACCCGCTCGACGGCACGGTGGTGTTCGAAGACAAGGTCAAGGGCCGGATCGAGATCGCCAACAGCGAACTCGACGACCTGGTGATCTTCCGCGCCGACGGCTACCCGACCTACAACTTCGCGGTGGTGGTCGACGACCTCGACATGGGCATCACCGATGTCGTGCGCGGCGACGACCACGTCAACAACACGCCGCGCCAGATCAACATCTACAAGGCGCTCGGCGCGCCGGTGCCGCATTTCTCGCACCTGCCGATGATCCTCGACGAGAACGGCGCCAAGCTGTCCAAGCGCACCGGCGCGGCCGACGTCATGCAGTACCGCGACGCCGGCTACCTGCCGCACGCGCTGCTGAACTACCTGGTGCGGCTGGGCTGGTCGCACGGCGACCAGGAGATCTTCTCGATCGAGGAGATGACCCGCCTGTTCCAGCTCGCCGACGTCAACTCCAGCGCCTCGCGCCTGGACGCGGCCAAGCTCGGCTGGATGAACCAGCAGTACCTCAAGAACGACGATCCGGCCGCGGTCGCGCCGCACCTGGAATGGCACCTGCGCCAGCAGGGCTACGATCTCGCCGCCGGCCCGGCGCCGGCCGACGTAGTGATCGCGCTGCGCGACCGCGTGCAGACGCTGAAGGACATGGCCGAGCGCGCCGCGGTCTGGTATCGCCCGCTGCAGCAGTACGACGACGCGGCCGTGGCCAAGCACCTCAACGCGGCCGCGCAGGCCCCGCTGAGCGAAGCGCGCGCGCGCCTGGCGGCGCTGCCGGCGTGGACCGCCGACGCGGTCGGCGCGGCCCTGCACGAGACCGCCGAGGCCCTGGGCATCGGCATGGGCAAGGTCGCCCAGCCGCTGCGCGTGGCCATCACCGGCACCCAGGTCAGCCCCGACATCTCGCACACGGTCTACCTGGCCGGCCAGGCCCAGGCCTTGCAACGCATCGACGCCGCCCTTACTAAGATTCCGGCATAA
- the lpxH gene encoding UDP-2,3-diacylglucosamine diphosphatase → MTTLFISDLHLDAERPRITELFGRFVRDEARGADALYILGDLFEAWVGDDDPAETGAFVAAELQALADSGVPVFFIRGNRDFLLGRDYADRAGMRILPDPAVIVLYGRPVLIGHGDLLCTDDVAYQQFRAQTRHPRWQAQFLAQPLAARLAFAQQARAASKAHQAGLKDDGRMETITDVAPATVEETFVRYGVDTMIHGHTHRPAIHDFDAGGRACKRVVLGDWYEQGSVLRVDRDGLRLQALD, encoded by the coding sequence ATGACCACGCTCTTCATCTCCGACCTGCACCTGGACGCCGAACGCCCGCGGATCACCGAGCTGTTCGGCCGTTTCGTCCGCGACGAGGCCCGCGGCGCCGACGCGCTGTACATCCTCGGCGACCTGTTCGAGGCCTGGGTCGGCGACGACGACCCGGCCGAGACCGGCGCCTTCGTCGCCGCCGAGCTCCAGGCGCTGGCCGATTCGGGCGTGCCGGTGTTCTTCATCCGCGGCAACCGCGATTTCCTGCTCGGCCGCGACTACGCCGACCGCGCCGGCATGCGCATCCTGCCCGACCCGGCGGTGATCGTGCTGTACGGCCGGCCGGTGCTGATCGGCCACGGCGACCTGCTGTGCACCGACGATGTCGCCTACCAGCAGTTCCGCGCCCAGACCCGCCACCCGCGCTGGCAGGCGCAGTTCCTGGCCCAGCCGCTGGCCGCGCGCCTGGCGTTCGCCCAGCAGGCGCGCGCGGCGAGCAAGGCGCACCAGGCCGGGCTCAAGGACGACGGACGCATGGAAACCATCACCGACGTCGCCCCGGCCACGGTCGAAGAAACTTTCGTGCGCTACGGCGTGGACACGATGATCCACGGCCACACCCACCGGCCGGCGATCCACGACTTCGACGCCGGCGGCCGCGCCTGCAAGCGCGTGGTGCTCGGCGACTGGTACGAACAAGGCTCGGTGCTGCGCGTCGACCGCGACGGCCTGCGCCTGCAAGCCCTCGACTAA
- a CDS encoding TonB-dependent receptor, with translation MTTKTTLLAASILLCLYAGATFAAEAPAADAAPAADTGRDATTLDAVSVVGTGQTRQVQALGRAELQREAAGTNPLKVMAKLPGVHFQSSDPWGNYEWSSKLSIRGFSQQQLGFTLDGVPLGDMSYGNHNGLHIGRAISSENLSGAELSQGSGAIDTASSGNLGGTLRFFSADPSSEFGVRLAQTLGSDSTSRSFVRMDTGDHNGFSAYLSGVFHTTDKWKGDGPQRGSQFNGKFVYAGEDFKITGFADSSRRRETDYADLSLESAQRLGMDWDNYAKDWQRAIDAAGGIFRGGVTSVDDAYYIARGVRDDDLVYLSAEWNATPDLTLAATAYYHTNEGQGHWATPYSTSPTVPLRMRTTEYDIERTGIMPSLSWQLGNHRLQAGLWLEKNDHGVQRNFYDLKRTEPPNDVFFYRNPSERVFRQRFDTDTRMYYVLDHMEFADGRLAVDAGFKGLRVETDGKTLIGGASRASGKLVSEDNFLPQIGARWQLGEHEEIFGSYSENLSAFRTGVNGPHSTSQAAFDAAVATLEPETSKTFEAGLRTSREQIEASVAVYRVNFENRLLAIARCAGIVGCASSFANVGDVDSRGAEVTVLWKPVAGLSWYHSLAFNDSQYESDYLDGTTLVRTKGKQVVDAPKRLYATELRWERDGLALQLGAKYTDKRYLTYLNDSKVDGFWVVDAAASYEWKELSWADAFKLQLNATNLFDKEYFGSIGTNGFVASDPKGLNYTLQSGAPRQVFVTAEVRF, from the coding sequence ATGACGACGAAGACGACGCTCCTCGCCGCCTCGATCCTGCTGTGCCTGTATGCCGGCGCCACGTTCGCCGCCGAAGCGCCCGCGGCCGATGCCGCGCCCGCCGCCGACACCGGCCGCGACGCCACCACCCTCGATGCGGTCTCGGTGGTCGGCACCGGCCAGACCCGCCAGGTGCAGGCGCTGGGCCGCGCCGAGTTGCAGCGCGAAGCCGCCGGCACCAACCCGCTCAAGGTGATGGCCAAGCTGCCGGGCGTGCACTTCCAGAGCTCCGATCCGTGGGGCAACTACGAGTGGTCGAGCAAGCTCAGCATCCGCGGCTTCTCGCAGCAGCAGCTCGGCTTCACCCTCGACGGCGTGCCGCTCGGCGACATGAGCTACGGCAACCACAACGGCCTGCACATCGGCCGCGCGATCTCCTCGGAGAACCTGTCCGGCGCCGAACTCTCGCAAGGCTCGGGCGCGATCGACACCGCGTCCTCGGGCAACCTCGGCGGCACCCTGCGCTTCTTCAGCGCCGATCCTTCGTCCGAGTTCGGCGTGCGCCTGGCCCAGACCCTGGGCAGCGATTCCACCAGCCGTAGCTTCGTGCGCATGGACACCGGCGACCACAACGGTTTCAGCGCGTATCTCAGCGGCGTGTTCCACACCACCGACAAATGGAAGGGCGACGGCCCGCAGCGCGGCTCGCAGTTCAACGGCAAGTTCGTCTACGCCGGCGAAGACTTCAAGATCACCGGTTTCGCCGATTCCTCGCGCCGCCGCGAGACCGACTACGCCGACCTGTCGCTGGAATCGGCCCAGCGCCTGGGCATGGACTGGGACAACTACGCCAAGGACTGGCAGCGCGCGATCGACGCGGCCGGCGGGATCTTCCGCGGCGGCGTGACCAGCGTGGACGATGCGTACTACATCGCCCGCGGCGTGCGCGACGACGATCTGGTCTACCTCAGCGCCGAGTGGAACGCCACGCCCGACCTGACCCTGGCGGCGACCGCCTACTACCACACCAACGAAGGCCAGGGCCATTGGGCCACGCCGTACTCGACCTCGCCGACGGTGCCGCTGCGCATGCGCACCACCGAGTACGACATCGAGCGCACCGGCATCATGCCGAGCCTGAGCTGGCAGCTCGGCAACCACCGCCTGCAAGCCGGCCTGTGGCTGGAGAAGAACGACCACGGCGTGCAGCGCAACTTCTACGACCTCAAGCGGACCGAGCCGCCGAACGACGTCTTCTTCTACCGCAACCCGTCCGAGCGCGTGTTCCGCCAGCGCTTCGACACCGACACGCGCATGTACTACGTGCTCGACCACATGGAGTTCGCCGACGGCCGCCTGGCCGTGGACGCGGGCTTCAAGGGCCTGCGCGTGGAGACCGACGGCAAGACCCTGATCGGCGGCGCCAGCCGCGCCAGCGGCAAGCTGGTGTCGGAAGACAACTTCCTGCCGCAGATCGGCGCGCGCTGGCAGCTCGGCGAGCACGAAGAGATCTTCGGTTCGTATAGCGAAAACCTGTCGGCGTTCCGCACCGGCGTCAACGGCCCGCACTCGACCTCGCAGGCGGCGTTCGACGCGGCCGTGGCCACGCTGGAGCCGGAAACCTCCAAGACTTTCGAAGCCGGCCTGCGCACCAGCCGCGAGCAGATCGAGGCCTCGGTGGCGGTGTACCGGGTCAACTTCGAGAACCGCCTGCTGGCGATCGCGCGTTGCGCCGGCATCGTCGGCTGCGCGTCGAGCTTCGCCAACGTCGGCGACGTGGACAGCCGCGGCGCCGAAGTCACGGTGTTGTGGAAGCCGGTCGCCGGGCTGAGCTGGTACCACTCGCTGGCGTTCAACGATTCGCAGTACGAATCCGACTACCTCGACGGCACCACCCTGGTGCGGACCAAGGGCAAGCAGGTCGTGGACGCGCCCAAGCGCCTGTACGCGACCGAGCTGCGCTGGGAACGCGACGGCCTGGCCTTGCAACTGGGCGCCAAGTACACCGACAAGCGTTACCTGACCTACCTCAACGACTCCAAGGTCGACGGGTTCTGGGTGGTGGACGCGGCCGCGTCGTACGAATGGAAGGAACTGTCGTGGGCGGACGCGTTCAAGCTGCAGTTGAACGCGACCAACCTGTTCGACAAGGAGTACTTCGGCAGCATCGGCACCAACGGCTTCGTGGCGTCGGACCCGAAGGGCCTGAACTACACGCTGCAGTCGGGCGCGCCGCGGCAGGTGTTCGTGACGGCGGAAGTGCGGTTCTGA